Proteins from a genomic interval of Burkholderia cepacia GG4:
- a CDS encoding high-potential iron-sulfur protein: MKTSRRSFLISSVGVVSALALSREALADAPMLSETDPTAVALGYKADATKVDKTKYPKYAAGQDCAACMLYQGKKGSASGPCGAFPGKQVSAKGWCSAFSKMG; this comes from the coding sequence ATGAAAACATCCCGTCGGAGTTTCCTGATTTCGAGCGTTGGCGTCGTGTCCGCGCTGGCGCTGTCGCGCGAAGCACTGGCCGATGCGCCGATGCTGTCGGAAACGGATCCGACCGCAGTGGCGCTCGGCTACAAGGCCGATGCCACGAAGGTCGACAAGACGAAGTATCCGAAATACGCAGCGGGCCAGGATTGCGCGGCCTGCATGCTGTACCAGGGCAAGAAGGGCTCGGCTTCCGGCCCGTGCGGCGCATTCCCCGGCAAGCAGGTGTCAGCGAAGGGCTGGTGCAGCGCATTCTCGAAGATGGGTTGA
- a CDS encoding MFS transporter codes for MATIANSTKTIRPERALNRRAVAAAVIGNALEWYDFTVFGFMTVVIAELFFPTSSEYSSLLLTTATFGVAFFMRPIGGIVFGLYADRAGRKAALSLVILLMTAGIFLLAIAPPYAAIGIGGPLLIVFGRLLQGFSAGGEFGSATALLIEAAPFSKRGFYGSWQMASQAAALLIGALVGAAITRGLSHDALRSWGWRVPFILGLVIGPIGFYIRRHLADSEAFLHAQQSARRATLGEVFTRHPREVLCGLGSVIALTVTIYVLISYLPTFAVKQLKLPYAESFYAVIVGNLLLMVLSPVAGAWSDRIGRKGLSLWSLVLTLVLMYPLFAWLDAAPSIGRLIAVQAVLSVTLAGYYGPFGAMIAELFPANVRSTGLSIAYNVAVMLFGGFGQFIVTWLIKVTGSPLAPTYYVMAGLVLSIVAVAFVPARSADLDAPA; via the coding sequence ATGGCGACGATTGCGAATTCAACCAAAACGATCCGGCCCGAGCGTGCGCTGAACCGGCGCGCAGTCGCGGCGGCCGTGATCGGCAACGCGCTCGAGTGGTACGACTTCACGGTGTTCGGCTTCATGACGGTCGTGATCGCTGAACTGTTCTTCCCGACTTCCAGCGAGTACTCGTCGCTGCTGCTGACCACCGCGACGTTCGGCGTCGCCTTCTTCATGCGCCCGATCGGCGGCATCGTGTTCGGGCTGTACGCGGATCGCGCAGGCCGCAAGGCTGCGCTGTCGCTCGTGATCCTGCTGATGACGGCCGGCATCTTCCTGCTCGCGATCGCGCCGCCGTATGCTGCGATCGGCATCGGCGGCCCGCTCCTGATCGTGTTCGGCCGCCTGCTGCAGGGCTTCTCGGCGGGGGGCGAATTCGGCAGCGCGACCGCGCTGCTGATCGAGGCCGCGCCGTTCTCGAAACGCGGCTTCTATGGCAGCTGGCAGATGGCGAGCCAGGCGGCCGCGCTACTGATCGGCGCGCTCGTCGGCGCGGCCATCACGCGCGGGCTGTCGCACGACGCGCTGCGCAGCTGGGGCTGGCGCGTGCCGTTCATCCTCGGGCTGGTGATCGGCCCGATCGGCTTCTATATCCGCCGTCATCTCGCCGATTCCGAAGCGTTCCTGCATGCGCAGCAAAGCGCGCGCCGCGCGACGCTCGGCGAGGTGTTCACGCGCCACCCGCGCGAGGTGCTGTGCGGGCTCGGCTCGGTGATCGCGCTGACGGTGACGATCTACGTGCTGATCAGCTATCTGCCGACTTTCGCGGTGAAGCAGCTGAAGCTGCCCTATGCGGAATCGTTCTACGCGGTGATCGTCGGCAACCTGCTGCTGATGGTGCTGTCACCGGTCGCGGGCGCATGGTCGGACCGCATCGGCCGCAAGGGGCTGTCGCTGTGGTCGCTCGTGCTGACGCTCGTGCTGATGTATCCGCTGTTCGCATGGCTCGACGCGGCGCCGAGCATCGGCCGGCTGATCGCGGTGCAGGCCGTGCTGTCGGTGACGCTCGCGGGCTACTACGGGCCGTTCGGCGCGATGATCGCCGAGCTGTTCCCGGCCAACGTGCGCTCGACCGGGCTGTCGATCGCATACAACGTCGCGGTGATGCTGTTCGGCGGCTTCGGGCAGTTCATCGTCACCTGGCTGATCAAGGTGACGGGCTCGCCGCTCGCGCCGACCTATTACGTGATGGCGGGGCTCGTGCTGTCGATCGTCGCGGTCGCGTTCGTGCCGGCGCGCAGCGCGGATCTCGACGCGCCGGCCTGA
- a CDS encoding ABC transporter substrate-binding protein → MEYNRLLHTLRVTAIAGVAAASLGVAGSAFAQIPNKTLVYCSEGSPAGFDSAQFTTGVDFTAATFTVYNRLVEFERGGTKVEPGLAEKWDVSSDGKVYTFHLRHGVKFHATDFFKPTREFNADDVVFSFERMLDPNQPFRKAYPVSFPYFTDMGLDKLITKVEKVDPYTVKFTLSEPNAPFIQNMAMEFASILSAEYGDQLMKAGKAADINQKPVGTGPFIFRSYTKDATIRFDGNPDYWKKGAVKVSKLIFSITPDPGVRVQKIKRNECQVMSYPRPADIATLKADSGIDMPSQPGFNLGYLAYNVEHKPVDKLEVRQALDMAINKKAILESVYQGAGQAASAPMPPTQWSYDKNLKMAPNDTEKAKALLAKAGYPNGFDITLWAMPVQRAYNPNARLMAEMIQADWAKIGVKAKIVTYEWGEYIKRAHTGEQDTMLIGWTGDNGDPDNWLGTLLGCEAIKGNNFSHWCYKPFDELIQKGRTTTGQDARTKIYTQAQQIFAQQLPFSPIANSTVYQPVRKNVVDMRIEPLGYARFDGVGVK, encoded by the coding sequence ATGGAATACAACCGTCTGTTGCACACCCTGCGTGTTACCGCCATTGCAGGCGTGGCAGCGGCATCGCTCGGCGTCGCGGGTTCTGCATTCGCACAGATCCCGAACAAAACGCTCGTCTACTGCTCAGAAGGCAGCCCGGCGGGTTTTGATTCCGCGCAATTCACGACCGGCGTCGATTTCACCGCCGCCACGTTCACCGTCTACAACCGTCTCGTCGAATTCGAGCGCGGCGGCACCAAGGTCGAGCCGGGCCTCGCCGAGAAGTGGGACGTCTCGTCCGACGGCAAGGTGTACACGTTCCACCTGCGCCACGGCGTGAAGTTCCACGCGACCGACTTCTTCAAGCCGACGCGCGAGTTCAATGCGGACGACGTCGTGTTCTCGTTCGAGCGCATGCTCGATCCGAACCAGCCGTTCCGCAAGGCGTATCCGGTGTCGTTCCCGTACTTCACCGACATGGGCCTCGACAAGCTGATCACGAAGGTCGAGAAGGTCGATCCGTACACCGTGAAGTTCACGCTGTCCGAGCCGAACGCGCCGTTCATCCAGAACATGGCGATGGAATTCGCGTCGATCCTGTCGGCCGAATACGGCGATCAGTTGATGAAGGCCGGCAAGGCCGCCGACATCAACCAGAAGCCGGTCGGCACGGGCCCGTTCATCTTCCGCAGCTACACGAAGGACGCGACGATCCGTTTCGACGGCAATCCTGATTACTGGAAGAAGGGCGCGGTGAAGGTGTCGAAGCTGATCTTCTCGATCACGCCCGACCCGGGTGTGCGCGTGCAGAAGATCAAGCGCAACGAATGCCAGGTGATGAGCTATCCGCGTCCGGCCGACATCGCGACGCTGAAGGCCGACTCGGGCATCGACATGCCGTCGCAGCCGGGCTTCAACCTCGGCTACCTCGCGTACAACGTCGAGCACAAGCCGGTCGACAAGCTCGAAGTGCGTCAGGCGCTCGACATGGCGATCAACAAGAAGGCGATTCTCGAGTCCGTGTACCAGGGCGCAGGCCAGGCCGCCAGCGCGCCGATGCCGCCGACCCAATGGTCGTACGACAAGAACCTGAAGATGGCCCCGAACGACACCGAGAAGGCGAAGGCGCTGCTCGCGAAGGCCGGCTATCCGAACGGTTTCGACATCACGCTGTGGGCGATGCCGGTGCAGCGCGCGTACAACCCGAACGCCCGCCTGATGGCCGAGATGATTCAGGCCGACTGGGCGAAGATCGGCGTGAAGGCGAAGATCGTCACGTACGAGTGGGGTGAGTACATCAAGCGCGCGCACACGGGCGAGCAGGACACGATGCTGATCGGCTGGACGGGCGACAACGGCGACCCCGACAACTGGCTCGGCACGCTGCTCGGCTGCGAAGCGATCAAGGGCAACAACTTCTCGCACTGGTGCTACAAGCCGTTCGACGAGTTGATCCAGAAGGGTCGCACGACGACGGGCCAGGACGCGCGCACGAAGATCTACACGCAGGCCCAGCAGATCTTCGCGCAGCAACTGCCGTTCTCGCCGATCGCGAACTCGACGGTCTACCAGCCGGTACGCAAGAACGTGGTCGACATGCGCATCGAGCCGCTTGGCTACGCACGCTTCGACGGTGTCGGCGTGAAGTAA
- a CDS encoding ABC transporter permease subunit, which produces MFTFVLRRVGMVIPTFIGITILAFALIHLIPGDPIEVMMGERGVDPAMHAEAMKRLGLDQPLPMQYIHYIGRALHGDLGTSIITNTSVAGEFFARFPATVELSLCALVFALAVGLPAGVIAALRRGSVVDHGVMGTALTGYSMPIFWWGLILIMVFSSYLGWTPVSGRIAVEYDFPHPTGFMLIDALLAPDEGSFKSAVSHLILPAIVLGTIPLAVIARMTRSSMLEVLREDYIRTARAKGLSPARVVVVHALRNALIPVVTVIGLQIGTLLAGAVLTETLFSWPGVGKWLIDAIGRRDYPVVQGGILLIATLVIVVNLVVDLLYGVLNPRIRHTR; this is translated from the coding sequence ATGTTCACATTCGTGTTGCGCCGCGTGGGCATGGTGATCCCGACCTTCATCGGCATCACCATCCTGGCGTTTGCGCTGATTCACCTGATACCGGGCGACCCCATCGAAGTGATGATGGGCGAGCGCGGCGTCGATCCCGCGATGCATGCGGAGGCAATGAAACGCCTCGGGCTCGACCAGCCGCTGCCCATGCAGTACATCCACTACATCGGCCGGGCGCTGCACGGCGACCTCGGCACGTCCATCATCACCAACACCAGCGTCGCGGGCGAGTTCTTCGCGCGCTTCCCGGCGACCGTCGAGCTGTCGCTGTGCGCGCTCGTGTTCGCGCTCGCGGTCGGGCTGCCGGCCGGCGTGATCGCCGCGCTGCGGCGCGGCTCGGTCGTCGATCACGGCGTGATGGGCACCGCGCTCACCGGCTACTCGATGCCGATCTTCTGGTGGGGGCTGATCCTCATCATGGTGTTTTCGTCCTACCTCGGCTGGACCCCCGTGTCGGGGCGCATCGCGGTCGAGTACGACTTCCCGCACCCGACCGGCTTCATGCTGATCGACGCGCTGCTCGCGCCGGATGAAGGCTCGTTCAAGTCGGCGGTCAGCCACCTGATCCTGCCTGCGATCGTGCTCGGCACGATCCCGCTCGCGGTGATCGCGCGGATGACGCGCTCGTCGATGCTCGAAGTGCTGCGCGAGGACTACATCCGCACCGCACGCGCAAAGGGGCTGTCGCCCGCACGCGTGGTCGTCGTGCATGCGCTGCGCAACGCGCTGATCCCGGTCGTCACCGTGATCGGCCTGCAGATCGGCACGCTGCTTGCCGGCGCCGTGCTGACCGAGACGCTCTTTTCGTGGCCCGGTGTCGGCAAATGGCTGATCGATGCGATCGGCCGCCGCGACTATCCGGTCGTCCAGGGCGGCATCCTGCTGATCGCGACACTCGTGATCGTCGTGAACCTGGTCGTCGACCTGCTGTACGGCGTGCTGAATCCGCGCATTCGCCACACGAGGTAA
- a CDS encoding ABC transporter permease subunit has protein sequence MSNLQNTLPTESAPAGGRALALREFWANFSRNRGAVGAGIVVLVLILVALFAPLIAPHSPVEQYRDFVKIPPAWLDGGNWKFILGTDEAGRDILSRLMFGARMSFWIGFVSVVLALIPGIVLGLVAAFFQKWADTAVMRIMDVLLALPSLLLAVAVVAIIGPGLTNTMLAIAIVALPAYVRLTRASALGELQKEYVTASRVAGAGTLRLMFSQVLPNCTAPLIVQATLGFSSAILDAAALGFLGLGVQPPTAEWGAMLASARDYIDNAWWIVTMPGLSILISVLAINLLGDGLRDALDPKLKRMA, from the coding sequence ATGAGCAATCTGCAAAACACCCTGCCGACCGAATCCGCGCCGGCCGGCGGCCGTGCGCTCGCGCTGCGCGAGTTCTGGGCCAACTTCTCGCGTAACCGCGGCGCCGTCGGTGCCGGCATCGTCGTGCTGGTGCTGATCCTGGTCGCGCTGTTCGCGCCGCTGATCGCGCCGCACAGCCCGGTCGAGCAATACCGCGACTTCGTGAAGATCCCGCCCGCGTGGCTCGACGGCGGCAACTGGAAGTTCATCCTCGGCACCGACGAAGCGGGCCGCGATATTCTGTCCCGCCTGATGTTCGGCGCGCGGATGTCGTTCTGGATCGGCTTCGTGTCGGTCGTACTCGCGCTGATCCCCGGCATCGTGCTCGGGCTGGTCGCCGCGTTCTTCCAGAAGTGGGCCGACACGGCCGTGATGCGCATCATGGACGTGCTGCTCGCGCTGCCGTCGCTGCTGCTCGCGGTCGCGGTCGTCGCGATCATCGGCCCGGGCCTCACCAACACGATGTTGGCGATCGCGATCGTCGCGCTGCCGGCCTACGTGCGTCTCACGCGCGCATCGGCGCTCGGCGAGCTGCAGAAGGAGTACGTGACGGCGTCGCGCGTGGCCGGTGCCGGCACGCTGCGCCTGATGTTCTCGCAGGTGCTGCCGAACTGCACGGCACCGCTGATCGTGCAGGCGACGCTCGGCTTCTCGTCGGCCATCCTCGATGCGGCCGCGCTCGGCTTCCTCGGCCTCGGCGTGCAACCGCCGACCGCCGAGTGGGGCGCGATGCTTGCATCCGCGCGCGACTACATCGACAACGCATGGTGGATCGTGACGATGCCCGGCCTGTCGATCCTGATTTCGGTGCTCGCGATCAACCTGCTCGGCGACGGGCTGCGCGACGCGCTCGATCCCAAACTGAAGCGGATGGCCTGA
- a CDS encoding ABC transporter ATP-binding protein has product MTQNLLTIRNLAVNFNGLPAVDRINLSIAPGEVVGVVGESGSGKSVTMMALMGLIDAPGKVTADEVTFNGVDLLKASPKARRKIVGKDIAMVFQDALTSLNPSYTVGYQIKEVLKLHEGLRGDALHRRALELLDQVGIPDAKNRITAFPHQMSGGMNQRVMIAMAVACNPKLLIADEPTTALDVTIQAQIMDLLVKLQKERGMALVLISHDLAVVSEVAQRVAVMYAGEVIETNRVPDIFRAPHHPYTEALLAAIPEHNQGARRLAALPGMVPGRDDRPSGCLFAPRCKYVVDDCRKARPALDTLVSGNDAMRARCIKPLNVSNLDLTGGAR; this is encoded by the coding sequence ATGACCCAGAATCTTCTGACCATCCGCAATCTCGCGGTGAACTTCAACGGCCTGCCCGCCGTCGACCGGATCAACCTGTCGATCGCGCCGGGCGAGGTGGTGGGCGTCGTCGGCGAATCGGGCTCGGGCAAGAGCGTGACGATGATGGCGCTGATGGGCCTGATCGATGCGCCCGGCAAGGTGACGGCCGACGAGGTCACGTTCAACGGCGTGGACCTGCTGAAGGCGTCGCCGAAGGCGCGGCGCAAGATCGTCGGCAAGGACATCGCGATGGTGTTCCAGGACGCGCTGACGAGCCTGAACCCGAGCTACACGGTCGGCTACCAGATCAAGGAGGTGCTGAAGCTGCACGAAGGGCTGCGCGGCGACGCGTTGCACCGGCGCGCGCTCGAACTGCTCGACCAGGTCGGGATTCCCGATGCGAAGAACCGCATCACGGCGTTCCCGCACCAGATGTCGGGCGGGATGAACCAGCGCGTGATGATCGCGATGGCGGTCGCGTGCAATCCGAAGCTGCTGATCGCCGACGAGCCGACCACCGCGCTCGACGTGACGATCCAGGCGCAGATCATGGACCTGCTCGTGAAGCTGCAGAAGGAGCGCGGCATGGCGCTCGTGCTGATCTCGCACGATCTGGCCGTGGTGTCGGAGGTCGCGCAGCGCGTCGCGGTGATGTATGCGGGCGAGGTCATCGAGACCAATCGCGTGCCGGACATCTTCCGTGCGCCGCATCATCCGTATACCGAAGCGCTGCTCGCGGCGATTCCCGAGCACAATCAGGGGGCGCGTCGCCTTGCCGCATTGCCCGGCATGGTGCCCGGCCGCGATGATCGCCCGTCCGGGTGCCTGTTCGCGCCGCGCTGCAAGTATGTCGTCGACGATTGCCGCAAGGCACGTCCGGCGCTCGATACGCTGGTGTCCGGCAACGATGCGATGCGTGCGCGCTGCATCAAGCCGCTCAATGTTTCCAACCTCGACCTGACGGGAGGCGCACGATGA
- a CDS encoding peptide ABC transporter ATP-binding protein yields the protein MNAVHETRATPHDEDAVLVADQLAKHYTVKRGMFGQGTVKALNGVSFTLKRGKTLAVVGESGCGKSTLARQLTMIETPTAGSLVIDGKNVAGANRETVADLRRRVQMVFQNPFASLNPRKTVEQTLAEPLEINTNLTATERAQRIAQIMRTVGLRPEHAKRYPHMFSGGQRQRVAIARAMILDPRIVVADEPVSALDVSIQAQILNLFMDLQEQFKTSYVFISHNLSVVEHVADDVMVMYFGSVAELGDKATIYARPRHPYTRALMSATPAIFEEDRRIQIKLQGELPSPLNPPSGCAFHQRCPYAVERCRVEEPQLRDVDGRRVACHRAEEVGEANA from the coding sequence ATGAATGCAGTCCACGAAACGCGTGCCACGCCGCACGACGAGGACGCGGTGCTGGTCGCCGACCAGCTCGCGAAGCACTACACGGTCAAGCGCGGGATGTTCGGGCAGGGCACGGTGAAGGCGCTGAACGGCGTGTCGTTCACGCTGAAGCGCGGCAAGACGCTCGCCGTCGTCGGCGAGTCGGGCTGCGGGAAATCGACGCTCGCGCGCCAGCTCACGATGATCGAGACGCCCACCGCGGGCAGCCTGGTGATCGACGGCAAGAACGTGGCCGGTGCGAACCGCGAGACGGTCGCCGACCTGCGCCGCCGCGTGCAGATGGTGTTCCAGAACCCGTTCGCGTCGCTGAACCCGCGCAAGACCGTCGAGCAGACGCTCGCCGAGCCGCTCGAGATCAACACGAACCTGACGGCCACCGAGCGCGCGCAGCGCATCGCGCAGATCATGCGCACGGTCGGCCTGCGGCCCGAGCATGCGAAGCGCTATCCGCACATGTTCTCGGGCGGCCAGCGCCAGCGGGTCGCGATCGCGCGCGCGATGATCCTCGATCCGCGCATCGTCGTCGCCGACGAGCCGGTGTCCGCGCTCGACGTGTCGATCCAGGCGCAGATCCTGAACCTGTTCATGGATCTGCAGGAGCAGTTCAAGACGAGCTACGTGTTCATCTCGCACAACCTGTCGGTGGTCGAGCACGTGGCGGACGACGTGATGGTGATGTATTTCGGCAGTGTCGCCGAGCTCGGCGACAAGGCGACGATCTACGCACGGCCGCGCCATCCGTACACGCGCGCGCTGATGTCGGCGACGCCGGCGATCTTCGAAGAAGACCGCCGGATCCAGATCAAGCTGCAGGGCGAGCTGCCGTCGCCGCTCAATCCGCCGTCGGGCTGCGCGTTTCACCAGCGCTGCCCGTACGCGGTCGAGCGCTGCCGCGTCGAGGAACCGCAGCTGCGCGACGTCGACGGACGCCGCGTGGCCTGCCATCGCGCCGAGGAGGTGGGGGAGGCGAATGCCTGA
- a CDS encoding TraB/GumN family protein: MPDGLAARAPGVRRSGAGSARVMRACRNARRWSVRTVTGAALAGACVAASVLVPVDAARAEGRAPASSPIRPSQVPPPGLNLPGFHVPSVSNGTVARGTVRVQPARMPFYVATKGKVTLYVLGTLHTGDPSDYPPAQPFRPRILAALAASPTVALELSPDDLLESQDDVSKYGVCRYPCLQRMLPEPLWQRLAARLRGNPAALAEIRRMRPWLAALVVETYDSLSAGLQTEYGTEAQLQNVFLKKTGGRVIGLETLAEQMRAFTGLTLAEQREMLAQDMVQTPAQNADDIKALHRLWQIGDADAISAWAVAKSERLARSKALSASIDNKILYERNRRFVARMTAIAAPNRPLFVAIGALHLGGQRGVLELLRQQGYRVDAN, translated from the coding sequence ATGCCTGATGGTTTGGCGGCGCGCGCGCCTGGCGTGCGCCGTTCGGGGGCCGGCAGCGCGCGCGTGATGCGCGCGTGCCGCAACGCACGGCGCTGGAGCGTGCGCACGGTCACGGGCGCGGCGCTGGCCGGCGCGTGCGTGGCCGCCAGCGTGCTGGTTCCCGTTGACGCCGCGCGTGCCGAAGGGCGCGCGCCGGCGAGTTCGCCGATCCGTCCGTCGCAGGTTCCGCCACCGGGCTTGAACCTGCCGGGCTTCCACGTGCCGTCCGTGTCGAACGGCACGGTCGCGCGCGGCACGGTGCGTGTGCAGCCTGCGCGCATGCCGTTCTATGTCGCCACCAAGGGCAAGGTCACGCTGTACGTGCTCGGCACGCTGCATACGGGCGACCCGTCCGACTACCCGCCCGCCCAGCCGTTCCGGCCGCGCATCCTCGCGGCGCTCGCCGCGTCGCCGACGGTCGCGCTCGAGCTGTCGCCCGACGATCTGCTCGAATCGCAGGACGACGTGTCGAAGTACGGCGTGTGCCGCTACCCGTGCCTGCAGCGCATGCTGCCCGAGCCGCTGTGGCAGCGGCTCGCGGCGCGCCTGCGCGGCAACCCGGCCGCGCTCGCGGAGATCCGCCGGATGCGGCCGTGGCTCGCGGCGCTCGTCGTCGAGACCTACGACTCGCTGTCGGCCGGCCTGCAGACCGAGTACGGCACCGAGGCGCAGTTGCAGAACGTGTTCCTGAAGAAGACGGGCGGCCGCGTGATCGGGCTCGAGACGCTCGCCGAGCAGATGCGCGCATTCACCGGGCTGACGCTCGCCGAGCAGCGCGAGATGCTCGCCCAGGACATGGTGCAGACCCCGGCGCAGAACGCCGACGACATCAAGGCGCTGCACCGGCTGTGGCAAATTGGCGACGCCGACGCGATCTCGGCGTGGGCGGTTGCGAAGAGCGAGCGGCTGGCCCGTTCGAAGGCACTGTCGGCGTCGATCGACAACAAGATCCTGTACGAGCGCAACCGGCGCTTCGTTGCACGGATGACGGCAATCGCCGCGCCGAACCGGCCGCTGTTCGTCGCGATCGGCGCGCTGCATCTGGGTGGCCAGCGCGGTGTACTCGAATTGTTGCGCCAGCAAGGATACCGGGTCGACGCGAACTGA
- the pxpA gene encoding 5-oxoprolinase subunit PxpA, with protein sequence MEIDLNADLGEGCGSDEALLDLVTSANIACGWHAGGPNAMRDCVRWAVQKGVSIGAHPSFHDPENFGRKEMQLPAGEIYAGVLYQLGALSAIAQAEGGRIAHVKPHGALYNQAARDPMIADAVVSAIHDFDPSLAVFGLANSLFVAAARHAGLAAVEEVFADRGYRADGSLVPRSQPGALIDDEDTVLARTLDMVRERQVRAVSGEWVPLNAQTVCLHGDGPHALAFAKRIRTALEAAGVDVVAPGALQADEGA encoded by the coding sequence ATGGAAATCGATCTGAATGCCGATCTCGGTGAAGGATGCGGATCGGACGAGGCGCTGCTCGATCTCGTCACGTCGGCGAACATCGCGTGCGGCTGGCATGCCGGCGGCCCCAATGCGATGCGCGACTGCGTGCGCTGGGCCGTGCAGAAAGGCGTGTCGATCGGCGCGCACCCGAGCTTTCACGATCCGGAGAACTTCGGCCGCAAGGAAATGCAGCTGCCGGCCGGCGAGATCTACGCGGGCGTGCTGTACCAGCTCGGCGCGCTGTCGGCGATCGCGCAGGCCGAAGGCGGCCGCATCGCGCACGTGAAGCCGCACGGCGCGCTGTACAACCAGGCCGCGCGCGACCCGATGATCGCCGACGCGGTGGTGTCCGCGATCCACGACTTCGACCCGTCGCTCGCCGTGTTCGGGCTCGCGAACAGCTTGTTCGTCGCGGCCGCGCGGCATGCGGGTCTCGCCGCGGTCGAGGAAGTGTTCGCCGATCGCGGCTATCGCGCGGACGGCTCGCTGGTGCCGCGCAGCCAGCCCGGCGCACTGATCGACGATGAAGACACCGTGCTCGCGCGCACGCTCGACATGGTGCGCGAGCGGCAGGTGCGCGCGGTGAGCGGCGAATGGGTGCCGCTCAATGCGCAGACCGTCTGCCTGCACGGCGACGGCCCGCATGCGCTGGCGTTCGCGAAGCGGATCCGCACGGCACTCGAGGCAGCGGGCGTCGACGTCGTCGCGCCCGGCGCGCTGCAGGCCGACGAAGGCGCGTAA
- a CDS encoding biotin-dependent carboxyltransferase family protein, translated as MSQNTAPGTIEVVRAGPLSTVQDLGRRGTRHLGVAQGGALDGLALEVGNRLVGNRADAAAVEITIGPAAFRFTRATRIAITGTEFGATLDGKPVYSWWSLPVEAGQTLVLPAAKRGMRGYLCIAGGIDVLPMLGSRSTDLASRFGGLGGRTLRDGDRLPVGVPPAGAGCLAADAPEFGVKAPTWCAFVRVDEPPRRHRPAHAPWAMPVRVLPGPDYASFGADSQQAFWDEEWLVTANSNRMGYRLAGAELVRERPAELLSHAVLPGTIQVPPNGQPIVLMHDAQTTGGYPKIGTVIRADLWKLAQARLNLPIRFVRTTPDAARAALTAERAYLRQIDVAIEMREETRRRAQSRAA; from the coding sequence ATGAGCCAGAACACCGCACCGGGCACCATCGAGGTGGTGCGCGCCGGCCCGCTGTCGACCGTGCAGGATCTCGGCCGCCGCGGCACGCGCCATCTCGGCGTCGCGCAGGGCGGCGCGCTCGACGGCCTCGCACTCGAAGTCGGCAACCGGCTCGTCGGTAACCGCGCTGACGCGGCGGCGGTCGAGATCACGATCGGCCCGGCAGCGTTCCGCTTCACGCGCGCGACGCGCATCGCGATCACCGGCACCGAATTCGGCGCGACGCTCGACGGCAAGCCCGTGTACTCGTGGTGGAGCCTGCCGGTCGAAGCCGGGCAGACGCTCGTGCTGCCGGCCGCGAAACGCGGAATGCGCGGCTACCTGTGCATCGCGGGCGGCATCGACGTGCTGCCGATGCTCGGCTCGCGCAGCACCGATCTCGCCTCGCGCTTCGGCGGCCTCGGCGGCCGCACGCTACGCGACGGCGATCGGCTCCCGGTCGGCGTGCCGCCGGCCGGCGCGGGCTGCCTGGCAGCCGACGCACCCGAATTCGGCGTGAAGGCGCCCACTTGGTGCGCGTTCGTGCGGGTCGACGAGCCGCCGCGTCGCCACCGCCCCGCGCATGCGCCGTGGGCGATGCCCGTGCGCGTACTGCCGGGTCCCGACTACGCATCGTTCGGGGCCGACTCGCAGCAGGCGTTCTGGGACGAGGAATGGCTCGTCACCGCGAACAGCAACCGGATGGGCTACCGGCTCGCCGGCGCCGAGCTCGTACGCGAGCGGCCGGCCGAGTTGCTGTCGCACGCGGTGCTGCCCGGTACGATCCAGGTGCCGCCGAACGGCCAGCCGATCGTACTGATGCACGATGCGCAGACCACCGGCGGCTATCCGAAGATCGGCACGGTGATTCGCGCGGATCTATGGAAACTCGCACAGGCGCGGCTCAACCTGCCGATCCGGTTCGTGCGCACGACGCCCGACGCCGCGCGCGCCGCGCTGACCGCGGAACGTGCGTATCTGCGGCAGATCGACGTCGCGATCGAGATGCGCGAGGAAACGCGCCGCCGCGCGCAATCGCGCGCGGCGTGA